Part of the Arvicanthis niloticus isolate mArvNil1 chromosome 29, mArvNil1.pat.X, whole genome shotgun sequence genome, caagggctgactctccactctccactctCATGATACAGATTTCCTGACCcatttttccctctctgtcttaGCCTCCTATACCCTGGGTCCCCTTGACCAGAAGTACAGCTGGGAGCAGCTTTGGCAGCTGGAACAACACTTCAAGATGGAACCCTACCCAGACCTCCAGGCTCGAAAGATCATGGCCACCAGACTCAAACTGAAAGAGGAACAAGTTGAGGTCAGATTGCCATACCCAACCTTATATGCATCTACAGGAGTGTTCTCCACACTGAGAACCCTTtggtgtcaaaaaaaaaaattatcagggATTATATTGTAGATATTCTGCATTTCAGATATTCaaattaagattcataacagggacaaaattacagttaggaaacagcaacaaaaatgattttgtggttgggggtcataTTGGTGCTTTCTGGATAGAAAACACAGACAGGCTGCCTCCTATTGGAAGATAGTGTGGATTCTTCTAAGGCAACATTTCTGAACCTGAAGATACCCAACTCTTTTTCTGACATgaacaactctttcacaggggtcagatcaaaccaacagaaaaaacagatattcaaaccacagcagttcataacagtagcaaagttacaatCGTGGGATAGCagggaaaataattttccttagacagggttgctctgtcctggaaatcactctgtagaccagggtagcctcaaactcagagaaggCCTACCTTtgactcccagtgctgggattaaaggtgtgagtcacccTCTCCACCTCTACCCTCTCccacacaacaaaaacaattttatggtttgggggttgggtgggggcaACAGCATGAGGAAGTTCATTAAAAGGCTcaagcatcaggaaggttgagaaccatatACAGGCTAGGCACTCTAGCAGGCTGCATCCCTGGATGGTAGGCCCTACCCTTGAGGCTCCTCAATATTCCTTAGGGGGCCTCCTTTTGGGTCCCTGGTGAAAGAAGAAGGCTGGAGAACACTTGGGTGGCAGCTTTGGGAAGCTAGTTCCACCCTAGCATCACCTCAAAGCCTAGGGAGCACAGGGTCCCTCCTTACATCTATTTACATGTGTTCTTCCCTGCAGGCTTGGTTCATCGAGAGATCCTTGGAGCAGGAGATGCGCCCTCCTTTGGCCAGGCTGCAGCCTTCTGCCCGGGATG contains:
- the LOC143440256 gene encoding homeobox protein Crxos-like; this translates as LSTLHSHDTDFLTHFSLSVLASYTLGPLDQKYSWEQLWQLEQHFKMEPYPDLQARKIMATRLKLKEEQVEAWFIERSLEQEMRPPLARLQPSARDDTSSPSHKALCCHQPSWKYRLLPINPPECSTSCKHSC